A part of Leishmania panamensis strain MHOM/PA/94/PSC-1 chromosome 34 sequence genomic DNA contains:
- a CDS encoding kinetoplastid membrane protein-11 (TriTrypDB/GeneDB-style sysID: LpmP.34.2060), with product MATTYEEFAAKLDRLDEEFNKKMQEQNAKFFADKPDESTLSPEMKEHYEKFERMIKEHTEKFNKKMHEHSEHFKHKFAELLEQQKAAQYPGK from the coding sequence ATGGCCACCACGTACGAGGAGTTTGCGGCGAAGCTGGACCGCCTGGATGAGGAGTTCAACAAGAAGATGCAGGAGCAGAACGCCAAGTTCTTTGCGGACAAGCCGGATGAGTCGACGCTGTCGCCCGAGATGAAGGAGCACTACGAAAAGTTCGAGCGCATGATCAAGGAGCACACGGAGAAGTTCAACAAGAAGATGCACGAGCACTCGGAGCACTTCAAGCACAAGTTCGCTGAGCTGCttgagcagcagaaggctgcGCAGTACCCGGGCAAGTAA
- a CDS encoding kinetoplastid membrane protein-11 (TriTrypDB/GeneDB-style sysID: LpmP.34.2070) yields the protein MATTYEEFAAKLDRLDEEFNKKMQEQNAKFFADKPDESTLSPEMKEHYDKFERMIKEHTEKFNKKMHEHSEHFKHKFAELLEQQKAAQYPGK from the coding sequence ATGGCCACCACGTACGAGGAGTTTGCGGCGAAGCTGGACCGCCTGGATGAGGAGTTCAACAAGAAGATGCAGGAGCAGAACGCCAAGTTCTTTGCGGACAAGCCGGATGAGTCGACGCTGTCGCCCGAGATGAAGGAGCACTACGACAAGTTCGAGCGCATGATCAAGGAGCACACGGAGAAGTTCAACAAGAAGATGCACGAGCACTCGGAGCACTTCAAGCACAAGTTCGCTGAGCTGCttgagcagcagaaggctgcGCAGTACCCGGGCAAGTAA
- a CDS encoding hypothetical protein (TriTrypDB/GeneDB-style sysID: LpmP.34.2090) — translation MLRTCRIFCFRIKCGSMYVDYKIMSRNHRRSIRVEDALVDPLLPTTVVPLHWLEQLRCPSTRLLTGYHIEEAVYAKPNYGDRVNSTPALLSSSLAAAKPEESDAHVNAIRAGPVVLYITGQSIPVVLNPLFVHSGEWGLTQSNGELDLRIGMDAIEQCSLYAELRPGGLLYSKLPHPSLTEAMEPVQDTLKRYGMKCGLAESPLVPRPWTRMRYMFIDELQRGPKMTEFVGYNPRSGTQWRFSQHTKYFRTGIWRETIRRNEMNDGLHAHSSWQKSPQQAVPEISFLAPYP, via the coding sequence ATGCTGCGAACTTGCCGCATCTTTTGCTTCCGCATAAAGTGCGGGAGCATGTATGTTGACTACAAGATAATGTCCCGCAACCATCGTCGCTCGATTCGCGTAGAGGATGCCTTAGTCGACCCCCTGCTTCCCACCACGGTGGTGCCACTGCATTGGTTGGAGCAGCTTAGGTGCCCATCGACGCGTCTTCTTACCGGCTACCACATAGAAGAGGCGGTGTATGCAAAGCCGAACTACGGCGATCGTGTGAACAGCACTCCTGCGTTGTTGTCTTCGTCTCTTGCAGCTGCCAAGCCGGAGGAGAGCGATGCTCACGTCAACGCGATCCGGGCGGGCCCAGTGGTACTTTACATAACTGGGCAGAGCATCCCTGTCGTTTTAAACCCTCTCTTTGTGCACTCAGGCGAGTGGGGACTCACTCAGTCAAACGGTGAATTGGACCTTCGCATCGGCATGGATGCTATAGAGCAGTGCTCCCTGTACGCTGAGCTCCGCCCGGGTGGTCTGCTCTACTCGAAGCTGCCGCACCCAAGCCTGACAGAGGCGATGGAGCCGGTGCAGGACACGCTTAAGCGCTACGGAATGAAGTGTGGCTTGGCAGAGTCGCCACTGGTGCCACGACCGTGGACGCGCATGCGCTATATGTTTAtcgacgagctgcagcgcggcccGAAGATGACCGAGTTCGTAGGGTACAACCCGCGCAGCGGAACTCAGTGGCGCTTCTCGCAGCACACCAAATACTTCCGCACGGGCATCTGGCGCGAGACCATCCGACGCAACGAAATGAACGATGggctgcacgcgcacagcagctggcaaAAGTCCCCGCAGCAGGCGGTTCCGGAGATCAGCTTCCTCGCACCCTACCCGTAA